In the genome of Bradyrhizobium ottawaense, the window CAGTTCGATGCCACCAAAGTCCCGGCGCACATTCCACTGATCCGCATGCTGGAGCCCGGCATCGCCGAGACCATGGTGGAGTACGTCACGATGGCTGTGCTCGATCTGCATCGCGACCTCCTGCATTTCATCAATCAGCAGAAGCAGCAGGTCTGGCGCGAGATCCGGATCACGCCGGCGAAACGGCGGCGTGTCGGCGTGATGGGACTTGGCCAGCTCGGCCAGGCCGTGCTCGAACGGCTCAAGGCGTTCGGCTTTCCGCTGTCGGGGTGGAATCGCTCGGCGCGGAAGATCGAGGGCGTGACCTGTTACGCGGGTGCTGACACCTTGCCGGATTTCCTCGCACAGAGCGACATCCTCGTCTGCCTGCTGCCGCTGACCGACGAGACGCGCGGCATCCTCAACGCGGATTTGTTCGCACGCCTGCCGCGCGGTGCGTCCCTCGTCAATGTCGGACGTGGCCCGCATCTCATTGAGGCCGATTTTCTTGCGGCGCTCGACAGCGGCGCGCTGTCCGGCGCGGTGCTCGATGTCACCGAGCCCGAGCCGCTGCCTGAGGGACATCCGTTCTGGCGCCATCCCCGCATCCTGCTGACGCCGCACAATGCCAGCATGACGACGCCGGACACGGCTGTCGATTTCGTGCTCGATGTCATCGACCGTCACCGCCGCGGCGAGGAGTTGCCGGGGCGTGTCGATCGCAGCCGCGGTTACTGAGGTGAATGGGAACACCAGCAGCCCCGGGCTCCTCTTTACCTCTCATGCTCGAGGGATGATGGATTCCCGTCGTCGAGGTCGAGGCGCGACGATGAGGATCTATCCTCCTGAAATTGTGACTGGATGGAGCGACAGGGAACTGCGGTATGTGAATTGCCTCATATTCCATCACTCTCTTTTCCAGCTATCACTCCCGCAAGAAATTGTCGCACCCGGCGCCAACTGACAGACACGGGTGAGAGACAATGCCTGCGAAGCCGCGTGCTCGCAGCTTTGGATTGGCTCTCGTCTTGGTCACGAGCAAGCCAACCCCATCACTCAGCAAAGATCTTTCAGAAATTGGAAGCAAGGACATCGCGAAACGCGTCCACGCAGCTCCTATTCGGGGGTCGGCCGGTAGGCTGCTACTTAGTAAGGAGTACCCAATGAAGACGAGCAACGCAGCACCCAGCGCATTTTCCCTGACAAGGTACGCCGGCAATCTTCGGATCGCCCGTTCCAGTCTGATCAGGTCGGCCCATCTTCTTGAAAGAATTGGGCTTGCAGCCGTCGGGGCCTCCTGCGGCCTCTATGTGGGTGCGGCCCTATTGCGTCAGAAGGGCGGACTTTTTGAAAGCGGCTGGATCGTGCTGCTGACGGTGCTCTAGGGCGCTCTCAGCTATTATGTCGGAATTGATTTGTCCCGGTCGATCGCTCGGAGGTCGATTTCGAGTACCTCCGAAGAATACGATGGCTCCGAGATGGTTGAGATCATGAGTGCGGCCGGAACGTTCGGCGCAGCGATTGCAGCAGCCCTGTCCGTCAGCATCCTTGTCCTTGATCAAAACCTCCCCAACGGCCTGGTAGCCTTCGTCGCTGGCTGCTGGGTGGTTGGCTCTTCGCTTCAAGTTGCGGCGGGAGCGATGGCGCGTAACTGCGAAGTGCCCGACAACAAGGACTAAAGATAATTGTGCTCACGGAAAAACGTCTGCTTGGCGTCGTGACGTGGGCACAAGCCCGGTACCGGGATCAGGCTTAGGGCCTGAAAGCGAGTGACCGACGACTCATCGCAACTTCTGTCGTCCAATGCGGCGTGCAGACGATTTTTGGTAGCGCAGCCGCTCGCATCAAGCAATGTCCCAGCGTGGAAGCGGTATCGGTACCAAGCAACCTAAGTTATCGCGCAACAAACAAGACGTGCCATCATGGTGAGGTTGGGATATTGTCCCTGCGCGCCGTGGTCCAAAATTCTGCTCACCGCCAACCACACGATCGGTGGAGCCAATGCAGATTGCGGAGTGGCTCGAGAAGCTGGGGCTTGGGCAATACGCAGAGCGTTTTGTCCAAAATGGGATCGACATGGGCGTCCTTCCCGAGCTGATGGTCGAGGACTTCGACAAGCTCGGAGTCCTGCTCGGGCATCGCCGCAAAATGCTGCGTGCGATTGCCGACCTTGATCCAGCCGCGTTGATCGCATCGCCGACGCCTCCTCACGACGCCGAGCGTCGCCACCTCACTGTCATGTTCTGCGATCTGGTCGGCTCGACTGCGCTCTCGGCGCGTCTCGATCCCGAGGATATGTGGGAAGTGATCCGGGCCTATCGCGCCGCCTGCGCGAGCGTCGTTGCTGCTTATGACGGCAGGATAGCCAGGTTCGTCGGTGACGGAATACTCGTCTATTTCGGCTATCCGCGCGCCCACGAAGATGATGCGGAGCGCGCAGTGCGGGCCGGCCTTGACACCATCTCCGCGGTTCGCCAGCTCAAGATGGGCGCCGACGAACGGGTTGAACTGCGGATCGCAATTGCGACCGGGCTTGTGGTGGTCGGCGACCTCATCAGCGGAGATGCGTCAGAGGAGCGCGCAACCGTCGGCGATACACCAAACCTCGCTGCCCGGCTCCAGAGCCTGGCGGAGCCGGGAGCGGTCGTCGTTGCCTCGTCGACGCGCCGGCTGCTCGGTGATCTCTTCACGTTTCGCAACCTCGGCCGCCGCGAGGTCAAGGGGATATCCGAACCCATCGCGGTCTGGGCGGTCGAGGGAGCGCCCGCATCGGAAAGCCGCTTCGAGGCGGTCCACGCGGCGCGCTCGATCGGCTTTGTCGGCCGCAAGGAGGAGATCGAACTCACGCTCTCGCGCCAGCGGTTGGCATGGCAGGGGCACGGGCAGATGGTGCTGATTTCCGGCGAAGCCGGCATCGGCAAGTCGCGCATGGTCGCAATGCTGTCCGAAAGCCCCGTGTTGGGGACGCACCGCCGGGTGCGATATCAGTGCTCGCCGTACCACACCAACAGTTCGCTTCATCCCTTTGTCGCGCAACTCGAGCGCGCTGCCGGCATTTGCTCGCACGACACGCCCGGGCAAAAGCTCGACAAGCTCGAGGCGATGCTGGCGCTTGGAACGCAGCAGGTTGCCCGGGCGACAGCGCTCATTGCGGCACTGCTTTCGATCCCAACCGGCGACCGTTATCCGCCGCTCGGTCTGAGCCCGGCGCAGCTGCGGCGGCAGACCTTTGCCACCCTTCTCGATCAGCTCGAGGGATTGGCGCGAGAGCAGCCCCTGCTGATTGTCTGCGAGGATATGCACTGGGCCGATGCCACGACACTCGAACTGTTCGATCTCGGGGTCGACCGGATCAGGGGGCTGCCGATACTCGTGCTCATGACATCGCGGCCGGAATTCGAGCCCTCCTGGTCGGGCCTTGCCAACGTCAGTCTGTTGCGGCTCGACCGGCTCGACCGGCAGGACACGCGCGCGCTGGTCGAGGAGGTGACCGTTGGTCGCCAGCTGCCACGCGAGATGCTGAAGCAGATCATCGACAGGACGGATGGCGTCCCGCTCTTCGTCGAGGAATTGACCAAGATGGTGCTGGAGTCCGGATGGCTCGTCGAAGGTGCCGGGCGCTATCGCCTCGAAAGTCCGCTCCCGCCGCTGGCTATTCCTGCGACGCTGCAGGATTCGCTGATGGCGCGGCTCGACCGGCTGGCTCCGGTCAAGGAGGTGGCGCAGATAGGCGCCGCCATCGGCCGCGATTTCTCGTACGCGTTGCTGAGATATGTGGCGGGACGCGATGATCTGACGCTGAGCGCTGCGCTGGGGCAACTCGAAGAGGCCGAACTGCTGGTGTGTCGCGGGGCTCCGCCCGAAGCAAACTATAGTTTCAAGCACGCTCTCGTTCAGGAGGCGGCCTACGAGAGCCTGCTCAAGAGCAAACGGCAGGTGCTTCACACGCGCATCGGTGATGTCCTGCGCGAGAAGTTTCCAGCCGTGGCCGAGACTGAGCCGGAAGTTCTGGCGCACCACTTCACCGAAGCTGGGCTGAACGAGGTCGCCCTCGAGTGGTGGCGCAAGGCGGGCCAGCAGGCGCTGAAACGCTCGGCCTATTCCGAGGCGATTGCGCATCTCGGCAAGGCGATTGCCATTGCCGATGAGTTGCCCGACGAGCCTCGCCGGATGATGAGCAGGCTGCATCTTCAAATCGCCTATGGCCGCGCATTACGGGGCAGCCTCGGCCACAGTGCTCCGGAAACGGTCGCGGCATGGACGCGAGCGCGCCAGTTCGCAGTCGACATCAATGATCCCGTTGAACTTGCGCCGATCCATTCGGGCCTCTTCAATGCCTGCCTGACACACGGCGAGCTCGCTCCGATGCGGGAGCTGGCGGATGCCATCAAGAGCGCGGCCGACCGACGACCGGACTCACCGGTGGCCGCCGTCGTTGCACATTGGACCGGCGGGGTGACCTGTTGGTTCGGGGGCGACTATTTGAACGCGAGGGTGCATCTCGAGCAGGCACTGGACATCTATGGCGCCGAGCCGGATCCAGCGACGTTCAGGGCCTCGGCGCTGGATCTTCCGTTCGTGATCATGAGGTTTCTCGCCTTGGTGCTTTGGCCGCTTGGCAGGATCGCCCGGGCACGCCGCCTCGCCGCCGAAGCGGTGAGTGCTTCCGGAGAAAAACGGGCGCTTTCCCAGGCCAATGCGCTTGTGCATCGAGCCGTGTTCGACGGAGTATGCGGCGGCATGTTGCAGCAAACAGAGACGATCCTGGCGCTCGGTCTCGCGCGCGACCACACGATGCCGCTGTATGTGGCCGCGGGCACCTACCTGAACGGCCTGGCCAAGTGGCGCGACGGCGACCGAGCCACTGGACTTACGGAAATGCGCCGCGGCTGGACCTTGCTACACGAAAATGACTGCTACCTCTGTGAACCGTTTTGGGGGATGCATGTCGCCATGGCGGACGCAGAGTCGGGCCAAGTCGAAACCGGGCTGGAAATCCTGAGCGAATCGATCGCATGGGTGGCGCAATCCGGCCAGCATTGGCTCGATGCCGAGCTGCACCGCGTCTATGGCGAGCTTTTGTTGCGTCAGGATCCTCCAGACGAATCCGGTGCCGAAGATGCCTTCGAGCAAGCGCTGAAAATCGCACGACGCCAGCAGGCGAAGACGTTCGAGTTGCGCAGCGCCCTTGGACTTGCTCGCCTGCACAAGACAAGGGACCGAGCGGGCGCGGTCTCTGAAGTGCTTGCTCCCTTGCTCGCCGAGTTCGATGCGGAGCGAAATCTTCCCGAAGTCGTAGAAGCGAAAGAGCTGCTTGGGAACGGGCGTTAGCCGCGCCGCCATTCGATCGGCGCAAACGCCGCGCCGACTTCAAGCCGGAATGGGTCGATATCTCGATCCTCGACTCGGCAGCCGTAGTTATCCGGTTTTGACACAGCTTAACCTGTTGTGGTGAATGCTAGATATGCTTCTCGTGGTTGCGAAGGCGAGTCTGCCGCGGCGGCGAATCCTGATTTCGGCTGGCGGCAATGTTGTCGGATTGCTCCTTGCCTCAAGGCGCAGACGTCATCCCAGCGCCGGGCCATGCGGCGATTGGCTTGCCTTCGCTGCGGCTGGCGCAGCGACCAAAGCCCATTGGAGATCCAGTCGTGGTTCGTTTGCACGTCGAACGTTTCATTCGTAGCCGGGTTGTTCGTCGAGCCCTGGCGCTCGGGATCATCGCGCTGAGCGGATGGGCCCTGTTGCCGTATGTGACCTACCGAATCGCTCCCTCCGCATTCGTCAATGCCGAGCTCATGCGGGTGACTGCACCCTTCGCGGGTCAGCTCTCGCCTGATCTTCCACGCAAGGGTGAATATTTCCAGCAGAGCCGGGTGGTGCCGATGGTCGGGGCGCGGTCGCCGGATCGCCGGCACCTCATGGACCTCGATCAGCAGCTTGCCATGTCCACCAAACGCGCCGAGCTCGCACGTCGGCAACTCGAGGAAATCGCCGGGCTCGATCGCAAGCTCGGCGAGCGCAGCGAGGACTATCGTTTGGGGATGGTCGCGCGCCTGAACCACGAGATCGGCGAAACGGAAGTTGAAAAAGGCGGCTGTCTCGCCGAGGCGCGGCAGCGGAACGATGTCGCGGGCCGGATGGAGAGGCTCGTGAAGCTCGGCATCAGTTCGCAAATCCGCTCCGGTGAGGCCCAGGCCTCGCAGGAGGCAACCGCAACGCGGTGCCAGATGGCCGATGAACGCCTGCAGCGCCTCAAGACCGAGTTGGGGGCGGCCGAGAAGGGCATTTATCTTCGTGGCGACGCCAATGACGTGCCGTATTCTCAGCAGCAGCGCGAGCGGCTTGTCCTCCGCCGCCAGGAGCTCGAGACAGACCTGTTGCAGAACAGCTCACGTGCCACGCAGCTGGCCGCGGAAATCGCAGAGGAACGCACTCGGCTCGATCGTCTCGATCACTACGATCTGTCCTTGCCCGCAGCCCATGTGGTCTGGTCGGTCGCGGCCAGCCCGGGCTCGATGGTCACGGAAGGGCAATCGGTCTTTGATTTTGCAGATTGCGAACGCCGATTTATCGTTGTTGAACTCCCCGAACGCGATTTCGAGAAGATCAAGGCCGGAGATGCGGCTACCGTGCGCCTGATTGGGAGCCGCGAATGGAAGACCGGCCAGATCCGGCAAGTCCGCGGATCGGCAGCGTACGGCGATGATCGGCTGCTTGCGGCTCGGGTGCCGCGGCCCGATCCGGGCAACATTACCGTTGAGATATCGCTTCCGCCCAATGAGACGTCGGCCGACCATAACGGCTCCTGCGATATCGGACGGTTGGCTGAGGTGCGCTTCGAGCGTAGCGCCGACGGCCTGCTACGATTGGTCAGCTCGAAGTTGAAATGGCTGACCGCGCGCCTGGAGCTCGATCATTCGTCCCTGTGAGCGAGATGTTCCATGCAGGCCATGACTCTGCCTCTTTCTCAGCTGTTCGCGCCGATGCTGGGCATCTTTGCGGCGATGTACCTGTTGGCGCCGACCTTTCCAGTCGCGCGCCTTTGGGCGCGTGTCGCGGTCTTTATCGTGGTTTGGCTTGTGGTCGCCCGCTATCTCGAATGGCGTATTTTCACAACCGTGCTGCCGGCAAGCGGGACTTGGTATCAGGTCGGCTGGATCTGGTTCTGTCTCTTCGTCGAGCTTCTGACCTTCACAGATCAGTTCATTCTCTATCTGACGTTCCTTCGCAGGACCGATCGCAGCAGCGAAGCAGATCAGCACGAGCATCGGCTTCGCAGCCTGCCGGATGACGAGCTGCCCTCGGTCGACGTCTTTATTCCGACCTATGACGAGCCATTCGAGGTGCTGGAAAAGACGATCACTGGCGCGTTGTGTCTGGACTATCCAAACATCCACGTCTGGGTCCTGGATGATGGTCGCAGACCCTGGCTCAAGGAACTCTGCGAACACAAGGGCGCCGGGTATCTCACGCGCGCCGACAACTTGAATGCCAAGGCCGGCAATATCAATCATGCGCTGACGAAGACGAGCGGCGAGTTCTTCGCGATCTTTGACGCGGACTTCGTGCCGCAGCGCAATTTCCTGATGCGGTCGATGGGCTTCTTCGCTGATCCAAAGATCGGAATCGTTCAGATCCCGCACACCTTCTACAATGAGGACCCGATGCAGGCGAATCTTGGCCTGCACAGGGGGCTGCCGGACGAGCAACGGTTCTTCTTCGATTCCATCATGCCAGCGCGCGACGGCTGGGATGGTGCCTTTTGTTGTGGTTCCAACTCCGTCACGCGTCGCGCAGCACTCCGCGCCGTGGGCGATGCCTTGCCGACCCAGTCCATTACGGAAGACATCCTGCTGACGCTGGTCCTGCTGCGCAAGGGGTACGTCACTCGCTATCTACACGAGCCGCTGGCGATTGGACTGGCGCCGGAAAGCCTTGACGCCTTTTTCGTGCAGCGGCAACGCTGGGCGCGTGGCGCGATCCAGACGCTGTATCTCGCCGACGGCCCGCTCGGCCCCGGATTGGGCTTGATGCATCGGCTCCTGTTCTTTCCGACCCATTGGCTCTCATTGGGCCTGCGGGCGCTCACGGTCGTGGTGGTTCCGATCGTGTTCATGTGGACTGGGCTCGCGCCTGTCGTCGACGTTACCCCTGAGTCGGTCTTCTACTACTTATTCCCCGCGATCCTGGCGCTCAACGGCGGCATCTCGTGGTTTGCGCCGCACGCGCATTTTCCGCTCGCCGCTCAGGTGTCGGCGACGATACAGAGCTTCAAGATTCTGCCGACGGTGCTTGGGACTCTCGTCAAGCCGACGGGACATGCGTTCAGGGTGACGCCCAAGGGAGTTGCCGCGCGGTGCGCAAGCTACGCCGCGGAGATATTCTGGCCGTCAGCGGCCTTGATGGCGTTGACGGTTGTCGGCCTGGTTGTGAACACCATCCCGGAATGGCGGATGATCGATCATCCGGCCGCTTTACCGATGGTCGCCTTCTGGTCGGTGGTGAACATCGTCGTGCTCTTCTTCGTCTGCATGACCTCGCTGCAGGCGCGGATGGGACGCGCCGAGGAGCGTTTCGACTTCGATGAATCAGTCTTGATCGAGACTGGCACCGGCGAGCGGCTTTCCGGGCGCGTGAGCAACATCTCCCTCTCTGGCGCCGGCGTTCTGCTCGGCGCCGGCATTGACTGTCCTCGCGGTGGAGAACCGCTGCGCGTGCACATCGCGCAGGTGGGGTGGATCGACGCGATGGTCGTGCAACGAAGAGGCCATCTCATCGGGCTGCAGTTCCATTTGCCGCAGTCGCTTGAACGAGACCTGCTGATCCGCAAGCTCTTTACCGTCGCCCGTCTGAAGGGGAACGGTGTCATCGCATGCTCCGTGAACAGGGCTATGCTCAAGAACATCTGGTCAATGGCCGCGCCGTTGCCTCACATTGTTACAACTGGCGCGAAGCCCGCATCGCTCTCGCCGACGGTGCGTCTGCCGGCAGAGAGCCTGGTCATTCGGCCTCAACCGCGGATCGACGATTTGGCACATCTTGCCGGAGTTCGAAGCCTGCATCCGACGAGTTTTACTGAACCTGGCTGCGTCTCTTGATCGATCACCGTAGTGATGTTCGCCAGGGGCGTCTGACGCTCTGGGCCTCGGCATTCGTCGTGGTCGCCTGCTTGGCGATTGTCGCAATCAGCGGTTGGCGGGAGTGGTCCTCGCGACAGACGGTGCTGAAGGGCTCCGAAACAGACATGGCCAATCTGGCCCGGTCGGTGACGCAGCACGCGGACGATACGTTCGAACTCGCGGACACCGTTCTCAATGTGTTGGTTGGCCAACTCGAACTCGAGGGAACCAGCCCGGCGGCAATCGCCAAGATTCAGACCTTTCTTTCCCGGCGCAAAGCCGCGAACCGGATCCGCGCCGTGTTCGTCTATGACGAGACCGGCCGCTGGCTCGCGACCAGCGAGCCTGTGGATTTCGCCGGCCTCAACAACAGCGACCGAGAGTATTTCCAGCATCATCGTGCCGTGGCTGACCGGGGCACCTTCATTGGGTCTCCAGTGAGGAGCAGGTCGGGCGGGCAATGGATCATCGCCGCGTCGAGGCGCTTCAATCATCCTGACGGCAGTTTTGCCGGAGTTGCCCTTACCACGATCGACGTCGACTATTTTCTGCAGTTTTATCGTGGTTTCGACGTCGGCCAGAGCGGTTCAATTGCACTGGCGACAGCGAACGGCATTATCCTCGCGCGTAGCCCGGACAACGGATATACGGGCCGCGATCTGTCGGGTGCTCCGCTCTTCAGGATTATCCGTGAGCGGCCGGCCGCGGACGTCTACTACTTCACGTCGCCTCTCGACGGCGTCCGGCGTCTGAGCTTTTATCAACTCAGCAGTCGCTACCCCGTTCTCGTGGTTGCTACAGAATCGGAAGATGACGTTTTGGCCCCCTGGCGCCGAGCCGCGCTGACACGCATGGCTGCGGTGCTCGGGCTGATAGGAGGACTCGCTGTTGCGGGGCTCTTGCTGGTGCACCAGCTGCACCAGCGGCAAAAGATGGCCGCTGCCCTGGTCGCCAAGGAGGCGGATTTTCGCCTCCTTGCAGAGCAGTCGGGAGACATGGTCATGCGCATAGCGGTCGATGGACGGATCCTCTATGCGTCGCCATCCAGCGCTCGGATTCTTGGCTGGGCTCCAAACCAGTTGGTGGATACGTCAGCCCTCGCCGGCATAAATCCCGCGGACCTGGCCCGGGTTGGGCAGACGCTCTCCGCGTTGGGGAACGGCGAAGCCGAAGAGGCTAGAATCACGTATCGCATCCGGCATCGCGAGAAAGGCGAGGTCTGGATCGAAACCGCACTGCGCGTCGCCAGGAGTGCGCAGAGTGGAGACATCAACGGCGTGGTGGCGATCTCGCGCGACATGTCCGAACGTAAGGATCTGGAGGATAGACTGGCGGCTCTCGCCAGTTCGGATGGCCTGACGGCCTTGGCAAACCGCAGACACTTCGACGAACGGCTTGAGGCGGAATGGGACCGAGCCAGGCGCGAAGGAACGCCCCTGTCACTGTTGATGATGGACGTCGATCATTTCAAGAGTTTCAACGATCAGTACGGGCATCAGGCTGGCGATGCATGTCTTCGCTCGGTCGCCGGGGTCCTGGCGGAGCAGGCCAGACGGCCGGCAGACGTAGCCGCTCGGTATGGTGGTGAGGAATTCATCTTGCTGCTACCAAATACCGACATGGAAGGGTGCGAGCAGGTCGGAGAGCGAATCCGGCAAGCGATTCAGGACCTCGGCATCCTCCACGCGCTCAACCCGCCATCCAGGCAGGTCACCCTCAGCATTGGTGGCGCCACACATATGTCGTTCGGCGACAAGGCGGATTGCACGTCGCTGATAGCGGCTGCGGATAAGGCGCTTTACGCCGCCAAGGAGGGCGGACGCAACC includes:
- a CDS encoding 2-hydroxyacid dehydrogenase; amino-acid sequence: MTVLYKANMVRGAEWARFFAERAPDVPFRLWPDIGDPADIRYLVAWVPPDDIATTFPNLELVFSVGAGVDQFDATKVPAHIPLIRMLEPGIAETMVEYVTMAVLDLHRDLLHFINQQKQQVWREIRITPAKRRRVGVMGLGQLGQAVLERLKAFGFPLSGWNRSARKIEGVTCYAGADTLPDFLAQSDILVCLLPLTDETRGILNADLFARLPRGASLVNVGRGPHLIEADFLAALDSGALSGAVLDVTEPEPLPEGHPFWRHPRILLTPHNASMTTPDTAVDFVLDVIDRHRRGEELPGRVDRSRGY
- a CDS encoding adenylate/guanylate cyclase domain-containing protein; this encodes MQIAEWLEKLGLGQYAERFVQNGIDMGVLPELMVEDFDKLGVLLGHRRKMLRAIADLDPAALIASPTPPHDAERRHLTVMFCDLVGSTALSARLDPEDMWEVIRAYRAACASVVAAYDGRIARFVGDGILVYFGYPRAHEDDAERAVRAGLDTISAVRQLKMGADERVELRIAIATGLVVVGDLISGDASEERATVGDTPNLAARLQSLAEPGAVVVASSTRRLLGDLFTFRNLGRREVKGISEPIAVWAVEGAPASESRFEAVHAARSIGFVGRKEEIELTLSRQRLAWQGHGQMVLISGEAGIGKSRMVAMLSESPVLGTHRRVRYQCSPYHTNSSLHPFVAQLERAAGICSHDTPGQKLDKLEAMLALGTQQVARATALIAALLSIPTGDRYPPLGLSPAQLRRQTFATLLDQLEGLAREQPLLIVCEDMHWADATTLELFDLGVDRIRGLPILVLMTSRPEFEPSWSGLANVSLLRLDRLDRQDTRALVEEVTVGRQLPREMLKQIIDRTDGVPLFVEELTKMVLESGWLVEGAGRYRLESPLPPLAIPATLQDSLMARLDRLAPVKEVAQIGAAIGRDFSYALLRYVAGRDDLTLSAALGQLEEAELLVCRGAPPEANYSFKHALVQEAAYESLLKSKRQVLHTRIGDVLREKFPAVAETEPEVLAHHFTEAGLNEVALEWWRKAGQQALKRSAYSEAIAHLGKAIAIADELPDEPRRMMSRLHLQIAYGRALRGSLGHSAPETVAAWTRARQFAVDINDPVELAPIHSGLFNACLTHGELAPMRELADAIKSAADRRPDSPVAAVVAHWTGGVTCWFGGDYLNARVHLEQALDIYGAEPDPATFRASALDLPFVIMRFLALVLWPLGRIARARRLAAEAVSASGEKRALSQANALVHRAVFDGVCGGMLQQTETILALGLARDHTMPLYVAAGTYLNGLAKWRDGDRATGLTEMRRGWTLLHENDCYLCEPFWGMHVAMADAESGQVETGLEILSESIAWVAQSGQHWLDAELHRVYGELLLRQDPPDESGAEDAFEQALKIARRQQAKTFELRSALGLARLHKTRDRAGAVSEVLAPLLAEFDAERNLPEVVEAKELLGNGR
- a CDS encoding HlyD family efflux transporter periplasmic adaptor subunit, which encodes MVRLHVERFIRSRVVRRALALGIIALSGWALLPYVTYRIAPSAFVNAELMRVTAPFAGQLSPDLPRKGEYFQQSRVVPMVGARSPDRRHLMDLDQQLAMSTKRAELARRQLEEIAGLDRKLGERSEDYRLGMVARLNHEIGETEVEKGGCLAEARQRNDVAGRMERLVKLGISSQIRSGEAQASQEATATRCQMADERLQRLKTELGAAEKGIYLRGDANDVPYSQQQRERLVLRRQELETDLLQNSSRATQLAAEIAEERTRLDRLDHYDLSLPAAHVVWSVAASPGSMVTEGQSVFDFADCERRFIVVELPERDFEKIKAGDAATVRLIGSREWKTGQIRQVRGSAAYGDDRLLAARVPRPDPGNITVEISLPPNETSADHNGSCDIGRLAEVRFERSADGLLRLVSSKLKWLTARLELDHSSL
- a CDS encoding glycosyltransferase translates to MQAMTLPLSQLFAPMLGIFAAMYLLAPTFPVARLWARVAVFIVVWLVVARYLEWRIFTTVLPASGTWYQVGWIWFCLFVELLTFTDQFILYLTFLRRTDRSSEADQHEHRLRSLPDDELPSVDVFIPTYDEPFEVLEKTITGALCLDYPNIHVWVLDDGRRPWLKELCEHKGAGYLTRADNLNAKAGNINHALTKTSGEFFAIFDADFVPQRNFLMRSMGFFADPKIGIVQIPHTFYNEDPMQANLGLHRGLPDEQRFFFDSIMPARDGWDGAFCCGSNSVTRRAALRAVGDALPTQSITEDILLTLVLLRKGYVTRYLHEPLAIGLAPESLDAFFVQRQRWARGAIQTLYLADGPLGPGLGLMHRLLFFPTHWLSLGLRALTVVVVPIVFMWTGLAPVVDVTPESVFYYLFPAILALNGGISWFAPHAHFPLAAQVSATIQSFKILPTVLGTLVKPTGHAFRVTPKGVAARCASYAAEIFWPSAALMALTVVGLVVNTIPEWRMIDHPAALPMVAFWSVVNIVVLFFVCMTSLQARMGRAEERFDFDESVLIETGTGERLSGRVSNISLSGAGVLLGAGIDCPRGGEPLRVHIAQVGWIDAMVVQRRGHLIGLQFHLPQSLERDLLIRKLFTVARLKGNGVIACSVNRAMLKNIWSMAAPLPHIVTTGAKPASLSPTVRLPAESLVIRPQPRIDDLAHLAGVRSLHPTSFTEPGCVS
- a CDS encoding diguanylate cyclase domain-containing protein is translated as MIDHRSDVRQGRLTLWASAFVVVACLAIVAISGWREWSSRQTVLKGSETDMANLARSVTQHADDTFELADTVLNVLVGQLELEGTSPAAIAKIQTFLSRRKAANRIRAVFVYDETGRWLATSEPVDFAGLNNSDREYFQHHRAVADRGTFIGSPVRSRSGGQWIIAASRRFNHPDGSFAGVALTTIDVDYFLQFYRGFDVGQSGSIALATANGIILARSPDNGYTGRDLSGAPLFRIIRERPAADVYYFTSPLDGVRRLSFYQLSSRYPVLVVATESEDDVLAPWRRAALTRMAAVLGLIGGLAVAGLLLVHQLHQRQKMAAALVAKEADFRLLAEQSGDMVMRIAVDGRILYASPSSARILGWAPNQLVDTSALAGINPADLARVGQTLSALGNGEAEEARITYRIRHREKGEVWIETALRVARSAQSGDINGVVAISRDMSERKDLEDRLAALASSDGLTALANRRHFDERLEAEWDRARREGTPLSLLMMDVDHFKSFNDQYGHQAGDACLRSVAGVLAEQARRPADVAARYGGEEFILLLPNTDMEGCEQVGERIRQAIQDLGILHALNPPSRQVTLSIGGATHMSFGDKADCTSLIAAADKALYAAKEGGRNRLVMSGQVVAWPGSIRA